A stretch of Paludisphaera borealis DNA encodes these proteins:
- a CDS encoding DUF6370 family protein produces the protein MRKLLTLVACGVLFAGVSALHADDKGKKVTIEGEGLCAKCALKEAKECQNAVIVTKDGKKTTYYLEKNEFFKDAHQGLGICQAKKDSPVKVKVTGTVVEKEGKKLLTPTEKITKNDD, from the coding sequence ATGCGCAAACTCTTGACGCTCGTAGCCTGCGGCGTTCTGTTCGCGGGCGTGAGCGCCCTCCACGCTGACGACAAGGGCAAGAAGGTCACCATTGAAGGTGAAGGCCTCTGCGCCAAGTGCGCCCTCAAAGAGGCCAAGGAGTGCCAGAACGCCGTCATCGTCACCAAGGACGGCAAGAAGACGACCTACTACCTTGAGAAGAACGAGTTCTTCAAGGACGCCCACCAGGGCCTGGGCATTTGCCAAGCCAAGAAGGACTCGCCGGTCAAGGTGAAGGTCACCGGGACCGTGGTTGAGAAGGAAGGCAAGAAGCTTCTCACCCCGACCGAGAAGATCACCAAGAACGACGACTGA
- the fae gene encoding formaldehyde-activating enzyme, with translation MATNILMNVGEALVGEGNEIAHIDLLIGKKDGPVGLAFANALANQSAGHTNLLAVLTPNLVAKPATVMVTKVTIKGMKQAVQMFGPAQAAVAKAVADSVAEGVIPADAAEDLVIVCGVFIHPAAEDNAKILKYNYEATKLSIQRAMKNEPPISEITAKKDSVEHPFAK, from the coding sequence ATGGCCACGAATATTCTGATGAACGTCGGCGAAGCGCTCGTCGGCGAGGGCAACGAAATCGCCCACATCGACCTCTTGATCGGCAAGAAGGACGGCCCGGTCGGGCTCGCTTTCGCCAACGCGCTGGCCAACCAGTCGGCCGGGCACACGAACCTGCTGGCGGTGCTCACGCCCAACCTAGTCGCCAAGCCGGCGACCGTGATGGTCACCAAGGTGACGATCAAGGGGATGAAGCAGGCCGTGCAGATGTTCGGCCCGGCTCAGGCCGCCGTCGCCAAGGCGGTCGCAGACAGCGTCGCCGAGGGCGTGATCCCGGCCGACGCCGCCGAAGACCTCGTCATCGTCTGCGGCGTGTTCATCCACCCCGCCGCCGAAGACAACGCCAAGATCCTCAAGTACAACTACGAGGCGACCAAGCTCTCCATCCAGCGCGCGATGAAGAACGAGCCGCCGATCAGCGAGATCACCGCCAAGAAGGATTCGGTCGAGCACCCGTTCGCCAAGTGA
- the metH gene encoding methionine synthase, with protein MNKGIGTASSRLEEILAERILVLDGAMGSVIYSYQPTEEDYRGSRFANHPIRLKNCTEILVLSQPQMIEDIHRAYLEAGADIIETDTFNNNPLSLEEFGLDEHVRELNVRAVEIARKAADDYTRRNPDKPRFVAGSIGPTKKQLSMGIDVEDPGRRDVTFDEMVANYKVQIAALVEAGVDLLLPETSFDTLVLKSCLFAIDSYFEEIGRRLPVMISGTIFDNHRTLSAQPVDSFYYSVSHFDALSVGLNCAVGVDQMRSSVEALSSLCRTRVSCYPNAGMPDGFGGFQGDKAHTAKVLGEFARNGWLNLVGGCCGTTPEWIAAIAEQVQGVPPRKIPDLPGYSTYSGMDPLVLRPETNFTMVGERTNITGSKRFARLIRSGDYEAAVSVARDQVDGGANIVDVNMDEGMIDGEQAMTRFLNLISADPNVAKAPIMIDSSKWSVIEAGLKCVQGKSIVNSISLKEGEAKFLEQAKLVRRYGAAVVVMAFDETGQAVECDRKVEICKRAYKLLTETAGFQPEDIIFDVNILTVGTGIEEHNNYAVEFIEAVRELKRLFPRSKTSGGVSNVSFSYRGNDLVREAMNAAFLYHAIRAGLDMGIVNAGQLEVYEEIPKDLLVHVEDVLLNRRPDAADRLTEFAESVKSAGKKDGGRDMAWRDASVAERLKHALVTGTVDYVETDVDEALLEFPKPLSIIEGPLMDGMNVVGDLFGAGKMFLPQVVKSARVMKKAVAHLTPLMEAEKARAAAAGESDPNARKARGKILMATVKGDVHDIGKNIVGVVLACNDYEVIDLGVMIPCEDILKKAREHEVDFIGLSGLITPSLDEMVHVAKEMEREGFKLPLLIGGATTSVKHTAVKIAPQYSETVIHVKDASRCVGVVDRLNRPETKPDFDLQNRTMQEKERVAFAARRQRNLISLEDARRRSPRIDWSESPIAKPSFLGTRVLRDFPLEELVPYVDWSPFFMAWELKGKYPAILQDPVVGETARELYEKARALLDQIIREKLLTAHGVYGFFPANADGDDVVIFTDDTRTQERSRLHFLRQQWERQGQNEFRCLADFVAPLDSGKADYIGGFAVTSGIGSQALVKGFKDELDDYNAIMAEALADRLAESFAEALHVRVRRDWGYGLDEQLSPDDLIAEKYRGIRPAAGYPSCPDHTEKSTLWTLLDAEEATGIQLTESFAMQPGASVSGLYFAHPQARYFAVDFIQRDQVQEYAARKGEPLSTIERWLAPNLSYDTA; from the coding sequence GTGAACAAAGGTATTGGCACCGCATCGTCTCGCCTTGAGGAAATCCTGGCGGAACGGATTCTCGTTCTCGACGGTGCGATGGGCTCGGTGATCTACTCGTATCAACCCACGGAAGAGGATTATCGGGGCAGCCGGTTCGCGAATCATCCCATCAGGCTGAAGAACTGCACGGAAATCCTCGTCTTGTCCCAGCCCCAGATGATCGAGGACATCCATCGCGCCTACCTCGAAGCGGGCGCCGACATCATCGAGACCGACACGTTCAACAACAACCCGCTGTCGCTGGAGGAGTTCGGGCTCGACGAGCATGTTCGCGAGCTGAACGTGCGGGCCGTCGAGATCGCTCGCAAGGCCGCCGACGACTACACCCGGCGCAATCCGGACAAGCCCCGGTTCGTCGCCGGCAGCATCGGGCCGACGAAGAAGCAACTGTCGATGGGCATCGACGTCGAGGACCCCGGCCGGCGCGACGTGACGTTCGACGAGATGGTCGCCAACTACAAGGTCCAGATCGCGGCGCTTGTCGAGGCGGGAGTCGACCTCCTGTTGCCCGAGACGTCGTTCGACACGCTCGTACTGAAGTCGTGCCTGTTCGCCATCGATTCCTACTTCGAGGAGATCGGCCGGCGGCTCCCGGTGATGATCTCGGGGACGATCTTCGACAACCACCGCACCCTCTCGGCCCAGCCGGTCGACTCTTTCTACTACTCGGTGTCGCACTTCGACGCCTTGAGCGTGGGCTTGAACTGCGCGGTCGGCGTCGATCAGATGCGGTCGTCGGTCGAGGCGCTTTCGAGCCTCTGCCGGACGCGGGTGAGCTGCTACCCCAACGCCGGCATGCCCGACGGCTTCGGCGGCTTTCAGGGCGACAAGGCCCATACCGCGAAGGTCCTCGGCGAGTTCGCCCGCAACGGCTGGCTGAACCTCGTGGGGGGCTGCTGCGGAACCACGCCCGAGTGGATCGCAGCCATCGCCGAGCAGGTCCAGGGAGTCCCGCCGCGGAAGATTCCTGATCTGCCGGGGTACTCGACGTACAGCGGGATGGACCCTCTGGTCCTCCGCCCCGAGACGAACTTCACCATGGTCGGCGAGCGGACCAACATCACCGGCTCGAAGCGGTTCGCCCGGCTCATTCGCAGCGGCGACTACGAGGCCGCAGTGAGCGTGGCGCGCGACCAGGTCGACGGCGGCGCGAACATCGTCGACGTCAACATGGACGAGGGCATGATCGACGGCGAGCAGGCGATGACACGCTTTTTGAACCTGATCTCGGCCGATCCCAACGTCGCTAAGGCGCCGATCATGATCGACAGCTCCAAGTGGAGTGTGATCGAGGCGGGCCTCAAGTGCGTCCAGGGCAAGTCGATCGTCAACTCGATCAGCCTCAAGGAGGGCGAGGCGAAGTTCCTCGAACAGGCCAAGCTCGTCCGCCGCTACGGGGCGGCCGTCGTCGTCATGGCGTTCGACGAGACCGGCCAGGCCGTCGAGTGCGACCGCAAGGTCGAGATCTGCAAGCGGGCCTACAAACTGCTGACCGAGACGGCGGGCTTCCAGCCCGAGGACATCATCTTCGACGTCAACATCCTGACGGTCGGCACCGGCATCGAGGAGCACAACAACTACGCGGTCGAGTTCATCGAGGCCGTCCGCGAGTTGAAGCGGCTGTTCCCGAGGTCGAAGACCTCCGGCGGCGTGAGCAACGTCTCGTTCTCGTATCGCGGCAACGACCTCGTCCGCGAGGCGATGAACGCCGCGTTCCTCTACCACGCCATCCGAGCCGGGCTCGATATGGGCATCGTCAACGCCGGCCAGCTCGAAGTCTACGAAGAGATCCCCAAGGATCTGCTCGTGCACGTCGAGGACGTGCTGCTCAACCGCCGCCCCGACGCGGCCGACCGGCTGACCGAGTTCGCCGAAAGCGTCAAGTCGGCCGGCAAGAAGGACGGCGGCCGAGACATGGCCTGGCGCGACGCAAGCGTCGCCGAACGGCTCAAGCACGCGCTGGTGACCGGCACGGTCGACTACGTCGAGACCGACGTCGACGAGGCGCTGCTCGAATTCCCCAAGCCGCTGTCGATCATCGAAGGCCCGCTGATGGATGGGATGAACGTTGTCGGCGACCTGTTCGGCGCGGGCAAGATGTTCCTGCCCCAGGTGGTCAAGAGCGCCCGGGTGATGAAGAAGGCCGTCGCCCATCTGACCCCGCTGATGGAGGCCGAGAAAGCCAGGGCCGCCGCCGCCGGCGAGTCCGATCCCAACGCCCGCAAGGCCCGGGGCAAGATCCTCATGGCCACGGTCAAAGGGGACGTCCACGACATCGGCAAGAACATCGTCGGCGTCGTCCTCGCCTGCAACGATTACGAGGTGATCGACCTCGGCGTCATGATCCCTTGCGAGGACATCCTCAAGAAGGCCCGCGAGCACGAAGTCGACTTCATCGGCCTGTCGGGCCTGATCACCCCCTCGCTCGACGAGATGGTCCACGTCGCCAAGGAGATGGAGCGCGAGGGGTTCAAGCTTCCGCTCCTGATCGGTGGGGCGACGACCAGCGTCAAGCACACGGCCGTCAAGATCGCGCCCCAGTACAGCGAGACGGTGATCCACGTGAAGGACGCATCACGATGCGTCGGCGTCGTCGACCGCCTCAACCGGCCCGAGACGAAACCCGATTTCGACCTTCAGAACCGGACGATGCAGGAGAAGGAGCGTGTCGCGTTCGCGGCCCGTCGCCAGCGGAACCTGATCTCTCTCGAAGACGCGCGACGGCGGAGTCCGCGAATCGACTGGTCGGAGTCGCCGATCGCCAAGCCGTCGTTCCTCGGCACGCGCGTGCTCCGCGACTTTCCGTTGGAAGAGCTGGTGCCGTACGTCGACTGGTCGCCGTTCTTCATGGCCTGGGAGTTGAAGGGGAAGTATCCGGCGATCCTCCAGGACCCGGTGGTCGGCGAGACGGCCCGCGAGCTGTATGAGAAGGCGAGGGCCTTGCTCGACCAGATCATCCGCGAGAAGTTGCTGACCGCGCACGGCGTCTACGGGTTCTTCCCCGCCAACGCCGACGGCGACGACGTGGTGATCTTCACCGACGACACCCGGACCCAGGAGCGAAGCCGGCTCCACTTCCTCCGCCAGCAGTGGGAACGCCAGGGGCAGAACGAATTCCGCTGCCTTGCCGACTTCGTCGCGCCGCTTGATTCGGGCAAGGCCGACTATATCGGAGGGTTCGCGGTGACCAGCGGCATCGGCAGCCAGGCGCTGGTCAAGGGGTTCAAGGACGAACTCGACGACTACAACGCGATCATGGCCGAGGCCCTGGCTGACCGGCTCGCCGAGTCTTTCGCCGAGGCGCTCCATGTGCGGGTCCGCCGCGACTGGGGCTACGGCCTCGACGAACAGCTCTCTCCCGACGACCTCATCGCCGAGAAGTACCGGGGCATCCGCCCGGCCGCGGGCTATCCGTCGTGCCCCGATCACACCGAGAAGTCCACGCTCTGGACCTTGCTCGACGCCGAGGAAGCGACCGGCATCCAGCTCACCGAGTCGTTCGCGATGCAGCCGGGCGCCTCGGTCAGCGGGCTCTATTTCGCGCATCCCCAGGCCCGCTACTTCGCCGTCGACTTCATCCAGCGCGACCAGGTGCAAGAGTACGCCGCTCGGAAAGGCGAGCCCCTCTCCACGATTGAGCGGTGGCTGGCCCCCAACCTCTCTTACGACACGGCCTGA
- a CDS encoding NAD(P)-dependent methylenetetrahydromethanopterin dehydrogenase, whose protein sequence is MSNSKPTILVQLDTDAQPSVFDGVVAVDAGVDHLFRHASVTPDNVRDLVYGALFTRGPADLRQTALFVGGSNVAAGEAVLETIKETFFGPFRVSVLFDANGANTTAAAAALAALTSVGGSLDGAHAVVLPATGPVGQRVARLLSRLGASVSIGSRDLGRAQSLAERLRNTTGGRFEAFTGGDPAQLNATIAKASVVVAAGPEGAQVLSAALWQGRSDLRVVVDLNAVPPLGVEGIEATDKNVERHGARAWGALGVGGLKMKIHKKAVKALFNANDTILDAEEVLELGRDLV, encoded by the coding sequence ATGTCCAACTCGAAACCGACCATCCTGGTTCAGCTTGACACCGACGCCCAGCCCAGCGTCTTCGACGGCGTGGTCGCCGTCGACGCGGGGGTCGACCACCTGTTCCGGCACGCGAGCGTGACGCCCGACAACGTCCGCGACCTGGTCTACGGCGCGCTGTTCACCCGAGGCCCGGCCGACCTGCGCCAGACGGCCCTGTTCGTCGGCGGGTCGAACGTCGCCGCCGGGGAAGCCGTCCTGGAGACGATCAAGGAGACGTTCTTCGGCCCGTTCCGGGTCTCGGTCCTGTTCGACGCCAACGGCGCGAACACCACGGCCGCCGCCGCGGCGCTCGCCGCGCTCACGAGCGTGGGAGGCTCGCTCGACGGCGCGCACGCCGTCGTGCTCCCCGCGACCGGCCCGGTCGGCCAGCGGGTGGCTCGGCTCTTGAGCCGGCTCGGGGCTTCCGTGTCGATCGGCTCGCGCGATCTCGGCCGCGCGCAATCCCTCGCCGAGCGGCTTCGAAATACGACGGGCGGACGCTTCGAGGCGTTCACGGGCGGCGACCCGGCGCAACTCAACGCCACGATCGCGAAGGCGTCGGTCGTCGTAGCCGCCGGTCCCGAGGGGGCGCAGGTGCTCTCCGCCGCGCTCTGGCAGGGCCGATCGGACCTTCGCGTGGTCGTCGATCTCAACGCCGTCCCGCCGCTGGGCGTCGAGGGAATCGAGGCGACCGACAAGAACGTCGAGCGCCACGGCGCCCGCGCCTGGGGCGCGCTGGGCGTCGGCGGGCTCAAGATGAAGATCCACAAGAAGGCCGTGAAAGCGCTGTTCAACGCCAACGACACGATCCTGGACGCCGAGGAAGTCCTCGAACTGGGCCGGGATCTCGTCTGA
- a CDS encoding 4a-hydroxytetrahydrobiopterin dehydratase, whose product MSDEKVYKDDEIAARTAELGLDAWYMEDGWLRRKVSTDGWQTTLQVVNLVGFLCEAAYHHADLSVTWGKVWIKFKTHSAGGITDKDFALARKIEDSVFWRPEAGGPLEGTPNKFVINKK is encoded by the coding sequence ATGAGCGACGAGAAGGTCTACAAGGACGACGAGATCGCCGCCAGGACGGCCGAGCTTGGTCTGGACGCCTGGTACATGGAGGATGGCTGGCTGCGCCGGAAGGTGAGCACCGACGGCTGGCAGACGACGCTTCAGGTCGTGAACCTCGTGGGCTTCCTCTGCGAGGCGGCGTATCATCACGCCGACCTGTCGGTGACCTGGGGCAAGGTCTGGATCAAGTTCAAGACCCACTCGGCCGGCGGGATCACCGACAAGGATTTCGCCCTGGCCCGCAAGATCGAAGACAGCGTCTTCTGGCGGCCCGAGGCCGGCGGCCCGCTGGAAGGCACGCCCAACAAATTCGTCATCAACAAGAAGTGA
- the eutC gene encoding ethanolamine ammonia-lyase subunit EutC: MDDLEPKIETDASRFLEQVQARTPARILTGRVGGSYTTRTWLELRADHAAARDAVRDEIDLEADLGRDFIDRWGLFEVSTLATSKDEYLLRPDLGRSLCVSARDEVAGRCPSGVDLQIVLGDGLSARAIVAQAPGLLPRLGDLATRAGWSLGRPFFVRRCRVGVLNDVGEILDPAVVVLLIGERPGLATAESLSAYLAYRPRNGHDDSRRNLISNIHARGVPRDQAARRIIHLAGRMIELATSGVSVKETWTPSLGDDSDLPRSLPETP, encoded by the coding sequence ATGGACGACCTCGAACCGAAGATCGAAACCGACGCCTCCCGCTTTCTCGAACAGGTCCAGGCACGGACTCCGGCGCGGATCTTGACCGGCCGCGTCGGCGGGTCGTACACGACGCGGACGTGGCTCGAACTTCGGGCCGACCACGCGGCGGCCCGCGACGCCGTCCGCGACGAGATCGACCTCGAAGCCGACCTCGGCCGTGACTTCATCGATCGTTGGGGACTGTTCGAAGTCTCGACCCTTGCGACCAGTAAAGACGAATACCTGCTGCGGCCCGACCTCGGCCGATCCCTCTGCGTTTCGGCACGTGACGAAGTCGCGGGCCGGTGTCCGTCGGGCGTTGATCTTCAGATCGTGCTTGGCGACGGCCTCTCCGCCCGGGCGATCGTCGCCCAGGCGCCGGGGCTGCTTCCTCGGCTCGGCGATCTCGCGACCCGCGCCGGCTGGAGTCTGGGGCGGCCGTTCTTCGTCCGTCGCTGTCGGGTCGGCGTGCTCAACGACGTCGGCGAAATACTCGATCCGGCCGTCGTCGTCCTCTTGATCGGCGAGCGGCCCGGCCTGGCGACGGCCGAAAGCCTTTCGGCCTACCTGGCTTATCGGCCGCGGAACGGACACGACGACTCGCGCCGGAATTTGATCTCGAACATCCACGCCCGGGGCGTTCCCCGCGATCAGGCGGCGCGGCGGATCATTCACCTCGCCGGCCGGATGATCGAGCTGGCGACGAGCGGTGTGAGCGTCAAGGAAACCTGGACGCCCTCGCTCGGCGACGATTCCGACCTCCCGCGATCGCTGCCCGAAACGCCCTGA
- a CDS encoding SMP-30/gluconolactonase/LRE family protein — protein MKTRHFAAMAFSAGLLFTGADEARAKDTPTLGKIERLDPKLDAIVPTDGRIERVAEGFDWSEGTVWDAVGSQLLFSDVPLNVVHRWTKGQGTGVLLKPSGYTGSKPRGGEPGSNGLTFDHKGRLVLCQHGDRRIARLVSDGSFATLADRYDGKRFNSPNDGVFKSNGDYYFTDPPYGLLKLNDDPAKEIPFNGVYRVTPDGSVTLLTKELTFPNGIAFSPDEKTLYVANSDPKRAVWTAYPVKEDGTIGEGRVFADVTSKVGKENPGLPDGMKVDVNGNVFATGPGGVFIFSSDGTHLGTLNSGEATGNCAFGEDGSVLYIASDMYIGRVQLKTKGLIPGVRKP, from the coding sequence ATGAAGACTCGACATTTTGCGGCGATGGCCTTCTCGGCCGGCCTCCTGTTCACGGGCGCCGATGAGGCGCGGGCCAAGGACACCCCGACCCTGGGGAAGATCGAACGACTCGACCCGAAACTCGACGCGATCGTCCCGACCGACGGCCGCATCGAGCGCGTCGCCGAGGGCTTCGACTGGTCGGAAGGAACAGTCTGGGACGCCGTCGGCTCGCAGCTGCTGTTCTCCGACGTGCCGCTGAACGTCGTCCACAGATGGACGAAGGGACAGGGAACCGGCGTCCTCCTCAAGCCGAGCGGGTACACCGGATCGAAGCCGCGCGGCGGCGAACCCGGATCGAACGGCCTGACGTTCGACCACAAGGGGCGGCTCGTCCTCTGCCAGCACGGCGACCGCCGAATCGCACGGTTGGTGTCCGATGGAAGCTTCGCCACTCTGGCCGATCGCTACGACGGCAAGCGGTTCAACAGCCCCAATGATGGCGTTTTCAAATCGAACGGCGACTACTATTTCACCGACCCCCCGTACGGCCTGCTCAAGCTGAACGACGACCCGGCCAAGGAGATCCCGTTCAACGGCGTCTACCGGGTGACCCCCGACGGCTCGGTCACGCTCCTGACCAAGGAGCTGACGTTCCCCAACGGAATCGCGTTCTCGCCCGATGAGAAGACGCTGTACGTCGCCAATTCCGATCCCAAGCGGGCGGTCTGGACGGCCTATCCGGTCAAGGAAGACGGCACGATCGGCGAGGGCCGCGTGTTCGCCGACGTGACCTCGAAGGTCGGCAAGGAAAACCCTGGATTGCCTGACGGAATGAAGGTCGACGTGAACGGCAACGTCTTCGCGACCGGTCCCGGCGGCGTCTTCATCTTCTCATCCGACGGCACGCACCTGGGGACGCTCAACTCCGGCGAGGCCACCGGCAACTGTGCGTTCGGCGAGGATGGGTCGGTGCTGTACATCGCGTCCGACATGTACATCGGCCGGGTGCAGCTCAAGACCAAAGGGCTGATCCCCGGCGTCCGCAAGCCTTGA
- a CDS encoding amino acid permease → MPDATENDESSQTAIDDARVLRGLGYKQELSRRLSGFSNFAISFSIICILAGGVSSFHLGLSSVGGASIGLGWPLVALFSMAVAATMGQLASAFPTAGGLYHWAAILGGRGWGWATAWFNLAGLVTVLAAINVGTYRFAATALGVGHGDADSWGEHLVQSLVVIGITGSQAAINHLGIGVTAKLTDFSGYWILLVSAVLVGCLLWFAPGLEFARLITFQNFSGEAGGGVWPRTDQMAMLFALGALLPAYTITGFDASAHASEETVGATEMVPRGIVRSVLISGIAGWALLSAVVLAAPSVVEAANQGEGAFLWILRSALPGWLALGLSAGIVVSQYLCGLATVTSASRMAFAFARDGGLPFSTAVRWVCPKRRSPAVAIWLVSSAAVLFTVYTPVYSTITAVCTILLYLSYVLPSVLGALAYGRTWTVMGPWRLGRWYRPLAWLSAAGCGGLIVIGMQQPNERSLWVVGGMAAILAVVWFAGERNRFPGPPVSLRTHAEAPRIEIPANATS, encoded by the coding sequence GTGCCTGACGCGACCGAGAACGATGAATCCAGCCAGACCGCGATCGACGACGCTCGGGTCTTGCGAGGGCTCGGTTACAAGCAAGAGCTTTCCCGTCGGCTGAGCGGGTTCTCGAACTTCGCGATCTCGTTCTCGATCATCTGCATTTTGGCCGGCGGGGTGAGTTCGTTCCACCTCGGCCTTTCCAGCGTCGGGGGGGCGTCGATCGGCCTGGGCTGGCCGCTGGTCGCGCTCTTTTCGATGGCGGTCGCCGCGACGATGGGTCAGCTCGCGTCGGCTTTCCCGACGGCCGGCGGTCTCTACCATTGGGCGGCGATCCTCGGCGGTCGCGGCTGGGGATGGGCGACGGCCTGGTTCAACCTGGCGGGCCTCGTGACGGTGCTCGCCGCCATCAACGTCGGCACCTACCGATTCGCCGCGACGGCCCTCGGGGTCGGCCACGGCGACGCCGATTCCTGGGGCGAGCACCTGGTTCAGTCGCTCGTCGTGATCGGGATCACGGGCTCGCAAGCGGCGATCAATCACCTGGGCATCGGCGTAACGGCGAAGCTCACCGACTTCAGCGGCTACTGGATTCTCCTGGTCTCGGCGGTGCTCGTCGGCTGCCTGCTCTGGTTCGCGCCCGGCCTGGAATTCGCGCGGCTGATCACGTTCCAGAACTTCAGCGGCGAGGCGGGGGGCGGCGTCTGGCCGCGCACCGATCAGATGGCCATGCTGTTCGCGCTCGGCGCACTCTTGCCGGCTTATACGATCACCGGTTTCGACGCCTCGGCCCACGCCTCCGAGGAGACCGTCGGCGCGACCGAGATGGTGCCGCGCGGCATCGTGCGGTCGGTTTTGATCTCGGGAATCGCCGGCTGGGCGTTGCTGTCGGCCGTCGTGCTCGCGGCCCCGAGCGTCGTCGAGGCCGCGAATCAGGGCGAAGGGGCGTTCCTCTGGATTCTGCGATCCGCGCTGCCGGGCTGGCTCGCTCTCGGTCTGTCGGCCGGGATCGTCGTATCGCAATACCTTTGCGGCCTGGCCACGGTGACTTCGGCCTCTCGGATGGCTTTCGCCTTCGCCCGCGACGGCGGCCTGCCGTTCTCGACGGCCGTCCGCTGGGTCTGCCCGAAACGACGGTCGCCGGCCGTCGCGATCTGGCTGGTGTCGTCGGCCGCCGTCTTGTTCACGGTCTACACTCCGGTCTACTCGACGATCACGGCCGTCTGCACGATCCTGCTCTACCTCTCCTACGTCTTGCCGAGCGTGCTCGGAGCGCTCGCCTACGGGCGAACGTGGACGGTGATGGGGCCATGGCGGCTCGGCCGCTGGTATCGCCCGCTCGCCTGGCTGAGCGCCGCCGGCTGCGGCGGCTTGATCGTGATCGGCATGCAGCAGCCCAACGAGCGTTCGCTCTGGGTGGTCGGCGGCATGGCGGCGATCCTGGCCGTCGTGTGGTTCGCTGGCGAACGCAATCGCTTCCCCGGGCCGCCCGTCTCGCTGCGGACCCACGCCGAGGCCCCCCGGATCGAAATTCCGGCGAACGCGACGTCCTGA
- a CDS encoding ATP-grasp domain-containing protein has translation MPTTADVLIVGASTRAAAFSAARAGLRPRCLDQYADADLTDLCPTSRFDPLEDEARLDQMAAAHDCPSWFYTGPLENHPGLIERLKPAGPLLGNGPETLRAIRDPWRVAASLARNGLAGPSLARVSERPPAPGRWLLKPLASAGGRSIFRAEESAARADASFYYQEFVDGPTLSALYVAAEGRARLLGVARQFQGAPEAPFLYRGGIGPWPVSNATTTRLRLLGEVLAAEFALIGLFGVDFILNDDEPWPIEVNPRYTASVEILELAMGRALLRDHVLACAEGRLPEAFESSASRIVGKRILYARQRLVTPPIAVPGRSADLFAVPSIADVPWPGTTIDTLEPIMTVFATATTAEICAARLDQIEAEWMERLERAGERR, from the coding sequence ATGCCTACGACCGCGGACGTCTTGATCGTCGGTGCCAGCACCCGAGCCGCGGCCTTCTCCGCCGCCCGCGCCGGACTGCGTCCGCGCTGCCTCGACCAGTACGCCGACGCCGACCTTACGGACCTCTGTCCGACGTCGCGCTTCGACCCCCTTGAAGACGAAGCTCGCCTCGACCAGATGGCGGCGGCTCACGACTGCCCCTCCTGGTTCTACACCGGACCGCTTGAAAACCATCCCGGGCTGATTGAACGGCTGAAACCCGCCGGCCCACTTCTCGGCAATGGTCCGGAGACGCTCCGCGCGATTCGCGACCCCTGGCGGGTGGCCGCATCACTGGCTCGCAACGGCCTGGCCGGGCCGTCGCTGGCGCGCGTCTCGGAACGACCGCCCGCGCCCGGACGCTGGCTCCTCAAGCCGTTGGCCTCGGCCGGCGGCCGGTCGATCTTCCGGGCCGAAGAGTCGGCCGCCCGCGCTGACGCATCATTCTATTATCAAGAGTTCGTCGACGGCCCGACGCTCTCCGCGCTGTACGTCGCGGCGGAGGGACGCGCGCGATTACTCGGTGTCGCCCGGCAGTTTCAAGGAGCGCCGGAGGCTCCGTTCCTGTATCGCGGCGGGATCGGTCCGTGGCCCGTCTCGAATGCGACCACCACGCGGCTTCGCCTGCTCGGTGAGGTGCTGGCGGCCGAGTTCGCGCTCATCGGGCTGTTCGGCGTCGATTTCATTCTGAACGACGACGAGCCCTGGCCGATCGAGGTCAACCCGCGCTACACCGCGTCGGTCGAGATCCTCGAACTCGCCATGGGCCGCGCGCTGCTCCGCGATCACGTCCTCGCGTGCGCCGAGGGGCGATTGCCCGAAGCTTTCGAGTCTTCCGCTTCGCGAATCGTCGGCAAGCGCATCCTTTATGCAAGACAAAGGCTCGTCACGCCGCCGATCGCCGTACCGGGCCGATCGGCCGACCTGTTCGCCGTTCCTTCGATCGCTGACGTTCCCTGGCCGGGAACCACGATCGACACGCTCGAACCGATCATGACCGTCTTCGCCACGGCGACGACCGCCGAGATCTGCGCGGCACGGCTTGACCAGATCGAGGCCGAATGGATGGAACGGCTCGAACGAGCCGGCGAGCGACGATGA